DNA sequence from the Candidatus Binataceae bacterium genome:
GCAGATTTCCACGGAAATTGCGCGCGAAATGATTCGCGACGGTGATACCGTCCGACTGCGAGCGGACCCGCGCGCTGTAGATGAATTAAATCAGTCCGTCATCCAGGAGTTTCGTGCCAACCACGGCCGTGTAGGTGGTCCGCTGGAGAATTGGCCCATACTGCTACTTACGATGACCGGAGCTAAAACGGGGCGGACGCTGGTGCGCCCGCTGTGCTATTCGCGCGACGGTGACCGCATAGTAATCATCGCATCCTATGGCGGCGCGCCTCGTAATCCGCCCTGGTATTACAATCTAGTTGCGAACCCCATTGTGACTGTCGAGGTCGGTGTGGAGAAATTCAGGGCCAGAGCCGCGCAAGTCCATGACTCGGAGCGCACTCGGCTAT
Encoded proteins:
- a CDS encoding nitroreductase family deazaflavin-dependent oxidoreductase, which produces MANTPEQISTEIAREMIRDGDTVRLRADPRAVDELNQSVIQEFRANHGRVGGPLENWPILLLTMTGAKTGRTLVRPLCYSRDGDRIVIIASYGGAPRNPPWYYNLVANPIVTVEVGVEKFRARAAQVHDSERTRLFDAAAKLLPLFSDYQNKTKREIPVLTLTRID